The genomic window ATAAAAAATGGATTACTATCTAATGTCTCAATAAATAACAACACTTCAAAACTGTCTGAATCGTTTAATATATTAAACTATGATAGTAATGTGAGAAATAAAATAGACAAGTCAGTACAGTTGTTAAAGGAAATAAATCCTGAATTAATAAACCTCTCCTCTTTTGATTTAGTTGACCTGAGTCATTCATGGTATTCTTGGCAAAAATATTTTAATGAAGCTAAATCTAAAGGAAAATTAAGCACTGTTATACCCGTTGATGAAATTAAGAAAGAAGATAAAATTTATCAAATTTAAGAAAATTGGCATCTGAGATACACAAATTAAAAGGTGATATTGAAAATTCATTTCCTAATGATTGGCTTAGTGCCTATTTAGGTGAAGATGATAAAATCATCAACAGAAAGGCTTTTAAAAAACTTTTTTCCAATACTTTAAAAAAGGTTGTGGATTCATTTTTCTTGTCACTTCTAAGGGGTGAGTATATAATTAATACAGGAAAAAAAATCAAAGAATTAAAAGATTTATCTGACTTTATAAATGATCAATTTTCTTTTCTTCTAGAGAATGAAGAATCGCAAGAAATGGTTATCAAACATGTTAAAGTTGGCTTTACAGATGTTATAAAAGTTTATTCAAATTTATACGTAAACTTTATAAAGTTAATTGAACTTCAAAATAAAAATCCAAATCTAGACATTCTTTTTGATGTCGATTATGACACGAGGTCATATTATGAAAAAATAAATGAAACCAACAAAGATTCTATAAGACTTTTTGATTTAACTATCTTTTTATTCAAACTTGATCATTTTTTTAATGACACGGATATTGTCTACAAAAACTTACTCCAATTAGAAAGAAACATAAATGATTTTTCCGCAATAAGATATACTGTTCTAATAAAAGACAAAATACATTTTTTAAAATTTAAATGGGAAGTAAGACAAAAAAGCTATAATAAAAATTCAATTAAGGCATATATTGTAAATAACGAATTGTTCATAACTACTGATGTAATAAATTTCCATTCAGGAAGTGAAAAAATAAAAGAGTGGAAAAAATATATTGAATCTTACTACGAATTAGACAATTGGAAGAATAACTTAAGAAGTCAGGTCAATTTATTTAAGCATAAAAAATTTGATGTTTTATGTATTTTACAATTATTGCAGTTGTTAAAATTCTATAAAGATGTAGATTCTAATATTTATAACTTATCAGAAGTAGTTAATGAATTTCATCGTCGATTTATCAAAAATGAGCATACAGAGCAAAGATATATTTACAACAAAATATATCTTTATGCACTTAACAATCAATTCTCTTTATTGTTAATGCAAAATTCAATAACAGATTTAAAAATCAATGAACTTAGAGAAGAAATTGAAAAAATTCAAAGCAAATGCAATATTGACAACTTTTTTATTGACTTTAAGTACATTAGTTACAAATTAGATCAATTAAATAAAAAATTTGAAAAAAGAGAAGAATTCGAAGATTTTGCAAAAGAAAAAACAGAACTTGACAACCTTGAGACAGCTATAAAATCTTACAAGCATAAATTAGGATGGTCAAAAAACAATCATAATTTACTTTATCAACTTCCTTACAAAGAAAGCTTAGTAGAATCAAGTATAAATGATTTATCAATATATTATGCATCTTCAATCGTCTTACCTCTTTCCTTAGAAGAAAGTGAAAATAATTTTCAAATCATTAGTGACAAGTACAAAAGATTAAACCAATTGGTATTGTCAGTCTCTTCATTAGGTAAAGAATTTGATACTATTAAAGATATAAAATCCAATGAAATAAAAACTCTTGAAATTATTGGTATATTTACTGCTATTACAGCATTTATTTTAGCAAGTATTCCATCTTTTACGTTTGTTAAAGATTTTAATCAAGCATTACTTTTTACAGGTATTATTGGTTGCTCATTATTTTTAATGGTCTCTTTAATATTTTTATTTACTCGGGGCTTTAAAAAAGCAAATACTTGGATCGTATTATTTTCTGCAATTATTTTGCTAATTATTAGTATGAAGACTTTGGAAAACGTAATAGAGAAAGAAAACATCAAGGAAAAATCTAAAGACCACAAAAATAATATTGATAAAAATAATAAGCAAGAATTAAAAAAACCAACTCCACACTAGGAGTTGGTTTTTTCTCAATTCAAAAACCAATGATAATCTCCATTACCAATTAGTGCTTTTTGAATACCCTGAGTAAAATCAAAAGCATTCACATTTCTATCAAGAAAGGTATCAATATAACTGCCTTTGTTTGCTTGTGTAAAGAGATTATATACATTCCATAAGTTTATATCTCCTTGCTGATTTCTACTAAAACTTTCATCTTCATAATAATCTTTTACAATAGTATTAATATGACTATCCGTGAAGTTTAAATTTGGAATTAAAGACTTTGCTGTTTTTGGTAAATGTTGATATAATCTTGTTCTCCCTATTAATTGAGCGAATTGATTTTCTGTCAAAGACTGTTGTGATAACTCTTTCATCCCTAACAAATGTTTTTCAGCATTGTAATTTTGTATAACAGATAAAACCTTGCTTTGCAGTTCCTGGCATGAATAAACTTTCATGTCATCCACAAATCCATCACTCCAAACGCACAAATTACAACAAACTTTATTTTGAAATCCAATGAAAAACTTGAATTTTTCAAATGTCTTTTTGCTGTATAAATTCTCCAAATTATAGCTTCTTACTCCACCGATAGTAAGAGCAATTTCATTACCATTGATAGTTTCTAGAATACTAGGAACTCTAATAATGAAAGCCATTCTTTCAAAATACTGAGTTCTCTCATGTTCCAATAAATCATTAACATTTTTATGAATGGCTCCTGGTGTTCTACCTTTAATTTGATGGCTTACTCTAATTTCTGTTTTGTCAAAATTGGTGTTTGGAAACACTTTTGAAAGCGATTCCTGAGCAATCTCTATAAATTCCTGATGAGCAATTGTTCTTTCATTATCTTTTGAAAATACAGGTATAACGCAGTTGTTCTTCAACTGATCTAGGTTAATTTCTGTAGTATTGGCTTCAATAAAAGGTTTATTTGGAAATTGTGTCACAATTGGTATAATATGTCTTTCAGATTGAACATTGCCAGGAAACGTAACCCCATTATGCTTTACAGGTATTAATCTATATGGTTCTTGATTGTTGTTTTGCTCAATTGTTGTAATTAGCGCTTCCATTAGTACTAAATGTTTTAGGGTTTAACAATAGTTCATTTGAGTTAATAGTATCTTTTTGAAGTTTAAAATCATACTCCAATAATTCTCTCCAATTGCTATATTGATTGTAAAGAACTTTTAATTCCTCAACTGTTCTAGTTGTTTTAATTCTTTCTCTAGCATCTTGTAAATTAGTTCCACTATTACACCAATCCAATATCTTTTTACCTGTATTAGAATTTATTATAAACTCAGGTTTTCCCATAAACAAACCAGTCCTGTCTTTACTTGAGATAGCAAAATGCTTTATGTCGATTTCAAAAACTAAGGTAAATTCATAATCTAAATCATTTCTTTGAATGGCTTTTAATCCAACTTTTTCAGGAATAAACTTCCCGTCTTTTTGATTTAAGACGTAATCCTGTTTTGTTCTCATAGTTGCAATAATGTGAGCATCTATTTGTAGAATTTTATCAATGAAAGCATTTTGTCTTGGTGTAACTTTTGCCCAATTAGTAAATGAGTTCCCTGCTAATGAGCTATGATAATCCAATAACTCTTCCCATGACTGAGAAATAGAATCAATAATTATGGCTTCCATACCTGCCTTTTCGCACACTTCAATTGCTTTAATGTAATTTTCTGGTGTAAATGGTGGTTTTAATGAGAGCACATTATATTGCCCTAAATGAGCATATAAATCTGCGCTTCCATTTTCGCTATCAATAACAGCGACTTTACTAAAATCTCCATTAGTTAAACCTTGCGCTAATAATAAACTAGAATATGTCTTGCCTGATCCGCTACTACCTTGAACAGCCATTTTTATTTTAGCTTTTTTTCTTTCTGATTTTCTTAATTGCATAATATTAATATTTAATTTATTTAATATTTTTCTGAACGCTTAAATTTTTAAATAAAAAAAGGCTAACCTCAAAAAGAGGTTAGCCTAAAAAAAGGATTGTAGACAGTTACAAAAAATATTTTTTAATATGGTTTATACCATAAGTCGATATTAAAGGAGTTTCATATCTGTTATCCGCAACTTTAAAAAAGACAGCATTCCTCCAATTATCTAATGGCTCATTATACTCATTAAGGACATTCTTTTCTCTCAATAACTTAAAAAGATTCTTTTGACCTAAACCTTTACAATTAATAATTTTAGCAGCCTCACTAAAAGTGTAAAATTTCATTTCTCCAACTATATCATCTAAATTGGAACTAAGCTTACTAAAATCCATCATAAATTCAATAATTTTTCATTTTCATTATCCAGCGTTTCATTTTCAAATTCCTTTAAATAAGCTTGTGTAATTTCTACATTAGAATGTCCCATTGACTGAGAAATAATATCCGATGATACCCCCAGAAATTTCATGTTTGTAGCGTAAGAATGACGAATTACATAACTTGTTAAATTACTTTCAACACCAGCAATTTTTGCTAACTCCTTAAGATCTTTATTAAACTTCTTCAACGTTTTTGCCTTTCTATTTTCCAATTGTGTTGGTGTCATGTTTGAATTGACAATTATAGGAAAAACATAATTTGAATTATATTGCAAATCTTTATAGTAGATCAACACTTTTTTTACTGGCTCGAGTATTTTTATCACAAATTGCTTATTTGTCTTACTCCTAGTATAATAAATATTTTCTCCTAGGATATTTGACCATTTCAATTTCATTATATCTATAAAATTCATGCCTCTGCAATAATATGAAAACACGAAATAATTAAATGAATTCTGCAAATACGGATATTCTAACATATTTACATTCAAAATCTTTTTTACTTCATCTCTTGTCAATGCTCTTTTTGTTACCTTGCCTTTTAATTTAGAGATCTTATATTTCTTAAAAGGATAAAACTCTTCACTAGCAACTCCTCTATTAAGTGCATCATTGTATAATGCTCTTAATTGACGCATTTTAACTGCTATTCCACCATCATTATTATTATTTGATCTTAAATAAACTTCATATTTTTCTAAAAAGGTCACTGTAATATCATTAAATCTTAAATGCGGATTTTTTGAAAATTTTAATACTGAATTTTTAGTGTCTTTATAAACTCTCGCATTTCCAGTTTTCCCAGATTTAATTTCATCTTTAATAACCTCATCAAAGAATTCAAAAACAAGAACATACTCTTTTGTTTTACCTATAAATTTATTTTCAAAATCAATTAATGAAAAATTTATTTTATTAGCTTCAAAGTCATCTATAATTGACAAAGCTTTTAAAACTTGTTCCGATAGAATTAAATTCCTTTTTTTATGTAGCTTATGCTTTTTATTAAAACGTTCATTTTCAAACTCATCAACTTTAGTTCTAAACCCCAAACCTATTTCTTTCTTCTTCCTATCTTTTGTTATTCTTAATGCTACAGAAAGAAGACCTTCAGCATTAGGCTTATTTTGCAATACAATTTTTACGCTTGTACTTTTCATAATCAATATTTTTAAATAGCAAATTACCCCTGAATAGGGGCAGTTTTTACATGTTTTGCAGGAATTACATCCTTACATATTACAATCTTTTATATTTACCTTGCTCGACTTTTTTTATGGCTTTCTTTTTTTGCCATTGTTTTAATTTATCGTCAATAGTTCTTTGGGGAATATTAAGTTCTTCACCCACTTTGATTGCTTCTTTTCTTGTAAAACTCGGATTTAATGAAAACAATAGTTCTTCATCCTGGTCTGATAAACCACCATCATTTAATGAATTATGATTTATAATTGCATGTTTCAAAACAACTTTAATTATTTTTAAAGCTGTAATAAAATCTCTGTTAGAGCATACTAATTCAGACTTCTCGGATATTTCTTCTACATTTCTTAAGACTGTTAAAATCATACACAATCTAAACATAATTAAACCATGCCTATGTAAACTTGAAATTACATCATGACTATGATTTTCTAAAATGTCTTTATGAATAAACATAAAATCTTTAAGAAATCTTTTATATTGATTATCTGTCAGTTTAAATAATAATTCATCTTTTAATTGAAACATTTTACCGTAGAGATCATACACCACGTTTCCTGATTTTTCAAAAATTTCTTTGTAATTGTGTGTTTGAGGTGCAAAGACATTTTTAAAACCAGAAACTTCATCAAACGAATACATTAAAAATCTACTAAAAAGCCCATTCCCTTTTGATTTGATTAGTGGTTGTAACTGATCTGGCGTACCACTTACAATCATTGACATTTTAGGCTCATCAATTTCAATATACCTACTATCCAATTGCCTGCTCAATGATATACTCTCATGATGAAATGCCTTACGTAGTAAATCACTATAATTTGACCAATCATTTTTAAGCATATTTGACAAAGTATCTGCTTCAGATTCGATAATTAAAACTCCATTTTTTGAAACATTCAAATAGGAATACATTTCTGAAGTACTAATATTTGCAGGAATTATTTTTAATTCAAGTTGTGGACATTCCACAAAATCCTTGTCTTTATCTTTTTTCTTTTTAGCCTGACAAATTGAATTTTGAAGTTTACTATCTTCTAATATTTTAGAATGAATTCTTTGGACTAATATTTTGGAAAAATTCATTACTCCTTTGCCAGATGCAGGAGGAGCAATAATTAGAACAAATAAGTTAGGATAAACTTTATCTCCATCATAAATACCATATACATTCGGAATACTACAGCTTAGTACACCAAGTGATGAAAGCAATACAATATCTCTTTCTCTCCCTGAAAATATATCAGTAACATTTTTTAATACTCTTGGTAAATTTTTATATACCAGTTCTGGAATGTATTCGTTTTTAAGAATAACAAGTTTTTTATTATCTGTTTCCATTTCATTTAGATTTTAGATAATTGTTTAAATTTTCTTGTAAAACTCCGATGCTTTCATTTCTGTTTTGAAGCATCCAATTATCCAAATCAATACGCTGAAAATAGATTAGCTTGTTGTTTGGTTTTGAAAAACTAATTTTGTTTGATGAAGTTAATTTGTACAAAAATGATTTTGATACATCTAAATAATTAACTGCTTCGTTAAAACTCAAGATTTCTTTTTGAGGTAATAGTACTACGCTCTGAAAATCTTCACCTTTGTTAAAAGTGATTTTTTCCATCTTTTTCTATTTTTAATTATAAAAAACCAGAAAACTCAATCAACAAGATTTGTTGATTAATGTACCAAAGAATAGGTACGAATAAAACGTAGTGATTTTTGAATATCAGATGCAAAGTTACATCCATTTTCTAAAACTCCAAGAAAATTGGCTATTAAAAATTTATGACATGACCTGAAAACTTAAAAATGTTTCAGATATGTTTCAGACATAAAATTAAAAAAGCCTCTACATTGCTGTAAAGGCTTGATTCTAAAAGTGGTCCCACCTGGGCTCGAACCAGGGACCACCTGATTATGAGTCAGGTGCTCTAACCAGCTGAGCTA from Flavobacterium sp. KACC 22763 includes these protein-coding regions:
- a CDS encoding type II toxin-antitoxin system antitoxin SocA domain-containing protein, with protein sequence MSKDIKIEAFEYLLSRLIDWKNQYSNNNDLGILKVLKLTFFVSAAGTDQNSKETLLDDIFNNFVAMPYGHVESDVYKYIKNGLLSNVSINNNTSKLSESFNILNYDSNVRNKIDKSVQLLKEINPELINLSSFDLVDLSHSWYSWQKYFNEAKSKGKLSTVIPVDEIKKEDKIYQI
- a CDS encoding DUF3871 family protein, whose protein sequence is MEALITTIEQNNNQEPYRLIPVKHNGVTFPGNVQSERHIIPIVTQFPNKPFIEANTTEINLDQLKNNCVIPVFSKDNERTIAHQEFIEIAQESLSKVFPNTNFDKTEIRVSHQIKGRTPGAIHKNVNDLLEHERTQYFERMAFIIRVPSILETINGNEIALTIGGVRSYNLENLYSKKTFEKFKFFIGFQNKVCCNLCVWSDGFVDDMKVYSCQELQSKVLSVIQNYNAEKHLLGMKELSQQSLTENQFAQLIGRTRLYQHLPKTAKSLIPNLNFTDSHINTIVKDYYEDESFSRNQQGDINLWNVYNLFTQANKGSYIDTFLDRNVNAFDFTQGIQKALIGNGDYHWFLN
- a CDS encoding AAA family ATPase translates to MQLRKSERKKAKIKMAVQGSSGSGKTYSSLLLAQGLTNGDFSKVAVIDSENGSADLYAHLGQYNVLSLKPPFTPENYIKAIEVCEKAGMEAIIIDSISQSWEELLDYHSSLAGNSFTNWAKVTPRQNAFIDKILQIDAHIIATMRTKQDYVLNQKDGKFIPEKVGLKAIQRNDLDYEFTLVFEIDIKHFAISSKDRTGLFMGKPEFIINSNTGKKILDWCNSGTNLQDARERIKTTRTVEELKVLYNQYSNWRELLEYDFKLQKDTINSNELLLNPKTFSTNGSANYNN
- a CDS encoding phage antirepressor KilAC domain-containing protein, yielding MMDFSKLSSNLDDIVGEMKFYTFSEAAKIINCKGLGQKNLFKLLREKNVLNEYNEPLDNWRNAVFFKVADNRYETPLISTYGINHIKKYFL
- a CDS encoding site-specific integrase is translated as MKSTSVKIVLQNKPNAEGLLSVALRITKDRKKKEIGLGFRTKVDEFENERFNKKHKLHKKRNLILSEQVLKALSIIDDFEANKINFSLIDFENKFIGKTKEYVLVFEFFDEVIKDEIKSGKTGNARVYKDTKNSVLKFSKNPHLRFNDITVTFLEKYEVYLRSNNNNDGGIAVKMRQLRALYNDALNRGVASEEFYPFKKYKISKLKGKVTKRALTRDEVKKILNVNMLEYPYLQNSFNYFVFSYYCRGMNFIDIMKLKWSNILGENIYYTRSKTNKQFVIKILEPVKKVLIYYKDLQYNSNYVFPIIVNSNMTPTQLENRKAKTLKKFNKDLKELAKIAGVESNLTSYVIRHSYATNMKFLGVSSDIISQSMGHSNVEITQAYLKEFENETLDNENEKLLNL
- a CDS encoding DUF3987 domain-containing protein, whose amino-acid sequence is METDNKKLVILKNEYIPELVYKNLPRVLKNVTDIFSGRERDIVLLSSLGVLSCSIPNVYGIYDGDKVYPNLFVLIIAPPASGKGVMNFSKILVQRIHSKILEDSKLQNSICQAKKKKDKDKDFVECPQLELKIIPANISTSEMYSYLNVSKNGVLIIESEADTLSNMLKNDWSNYSDLLRKAFHHESISLSRQLDSRYIEIDEPKMSMIVSGTPDQLQPLIKSKGNGLFSRFLMYSFDEVSGFKNVFAPQTHNYKEIFEKSGNVVYDLYGKMFQLKDELLFKLTDNQYKRFLKDFMFIHKDILENHSHDVISSLHRHGLIMFRLCMILTVLRNVEEISEKSELVCSNRDFITALKIIKVVLKHAIINHNSLNDGGLSDQDEELLFSLNPSFTRKEAIKVGEELNIPQRTIDDKLKQWQKKKAIKKVEQGKYKRL
- a CDS encoding helix-turn-helix domain-containing protein translates to MEKITFNKGEDFQSVVLLPQKEILSFNEAVNYLDVSKSFLYKLTSSNKISFSKPNNKLIYFQRIDLDNWMLQNRNESIGVLQENLNNYLKSK